In the Nitrospira sp. genome, GAAACTGAACTCTGGCCCAACCTGCTTCGGAGCCTGTGGCAGCGCAAGATTCCCTCGGTGCTGGTCAATGGGCGGCTCTCCACGCGATCGTTCGAGCGGCAGCGGCTCCCTCTTATTCGAGGATTTTATGGGACGATGTTGAGGAGGATCAGCCGTTGCCTCATGCAGTCGCCGCGTGATGCGCAACGTCTGATCGACCTGGGCGCCGATCCAGCGCGCGTCACGTGCACGGGCAACATCAAGTTCGACCAGCCGGTTCCGCAGGCGGGCGCGGGGGGGCCGGTTATCTCCAAGCAGACCCTGGGATTCAGCGAAGGGGAACGGCTCATCGTCGCGGGCAGCACCCATCCAGGGGAGGAAGATGCGATCGTCGCCGCCTATCAGTCCTTGTGCGACACCTTCCCCGACCTGCGATTGGTGCTGGCGCCGAGGCATATCGAGCGTGCGGCCCAGGTTGAACACATGGTACGAGCCAAGGGATTGGCCGTGTCTCGGCGCAGCAGTGTCAGTGCGGGAGCGATGCCAGAGCCCGGGCCACGTGTGGTGGTGTTGGATACGCGCGGTGAGTTGGCGTTGCTGTATCGTGAGGCCGTCGTGGCGTTTGTTGGCGGAACGCTGGTTCCCGTGGGCGGGCACAATCTGCTGGAGCCGGCCGTCTGGAGTAAGCCGGTGCTCTTCGGGCCCCATACCGACCATTGTGCGGAAGTGGCGGCGCTGCTCGTGAATGCCCGTGGAGGGCGGGTCGTGC is a window encoding:
- a CDS encoding 3-deoxy-D-manno-octulosonic acid transferase, which gives rise to MWYLLYNSLLLLLSPIILCVLLAKQRCRRGLPQRLGLRSVTRLPDANGPSTCIWIHAVSLGEVVAVVPLVRELGRRYPDARLVVSTVTETGREAVEQRLDGVAEHRYAPLDFPWVVNQAIDQLKPNLYVFVETELWPNLLRSLWQRKIPSVLVNGRLSTRSFERQRLPLIRGFYGTMLRRISRCLMQSPRDAQRLIDLGADPARVTCTGNIKFDQPVPQAGAGGPVISKQTLGFSEGERLIVAGSTHPGEEDAIVAAYQSLCDTFPDLRLVLAPRHIERAAQVEHMVRAKGLAVSRRSSVSAGAMPEPGPRVVVLDTRGELALLYREAVVAFVGGTLVPVGGHNLLEPAVWSKPVLFGPHTDHCAEVAALLVNARGGRVVPDAASLAQALRELLGDAAVLNRMGEAAQQVVADNQGALQRSAEIIASLLPPRETLTERSGAQQGERLRGHY